The Sabethes cyaneus chromosome 3, idSabCyanKW18_F2, whole genome shotgun sequence DNA window tactggtctatgggggaagagcgatccaccaatgaccatgtcgttattaccagagaattctgtaaacagctgtattgctgtaaggttcctaatccatgttctgaatctggcaatgattattcgctcatttatcggttcccacttcatcagggccgcatgtgctcctgggctcagtaggaatccaacttctcctctttctcgagtagcatttccACCTCGTATGCcggagtagagcaagacttgcctggatgatgtcctgtgttcgccagtacccggccagcggacctcgctcagctccaggatttcaagcttcaggcggctagcttcccttgcaagttgagccagcttgccctgctgggcaagggtcagtatattccatgttccgattcgtgtcagtgttttcatgctaaaggtcgttgccaataatccagagagactgcttttttcattttcggtaacttttttgtgttccggtacagtaggctgttaacctaaggtccttatcccgctgatggggttgccatcttaaggtgggcgggagccactttgccccctttcctgttagcatacaaCAATCGAAGTTGCGTACTCCAGCCGACACCTAGTGGAgctaggaataggagttaatgaacagaggttatggaatgcacatgttcaccctttgccagcctttTAGTCTATACTActtcatattaaaattaaaatctttttttcggcagaaacaaaaaacaacggaCAATACTCATTTCGTCTAAATCATCAACCGTCATTTGCATGCGGTTCCCTATCTGTAACGATGAATTTATTACACTTCATGTATAACATCTGCCAAGAGCAGTGCCGAACGGAGATAATGCATAATTTGGGCGTTCAGTTTGAGCATAAATCCCCCGTTTAGGGATGAGAAGAAAATCATCCGAAAAGAGTAGagttatttgtttttatttgcctcgttgaacaaaatttcatcGAGTATTGTTTAGGATTTGCaaattttctcaattaacgtgcTGTGGGATGGTATATTGTTGTACTTATCTTACAATTACAACATGCAAAATGTGCATAGAAATGGCAACGGACTTCTGTGAATTATACCAGTTCGTTGATCGAAATCGTAAAAGACATTGGAATTTGGAAATTTGCAGCTAAGAAACTGCTATTTTcaacaacaataaaaaatttcaatttgaattttgaagcAGGTGTTGGATTAAGTGAAAGTTTATATCATCAGATATTTTTTATGTGCACCATTTTGATTGAAAGAGTAGGTCAAAATGCCATGTAAATTTCCTGTTGTTTTCTGGATTTTTACTTAGGAAATATGAAATGCAAATACGATTAGGTAATTGGTATAATACAATAGCATTATCAGAAATATATAAGCTTTAGTTTACGCTATCCTAAGGATGTGTGCTTTCCTGACCTTTGACGCTTAATTATCAAAAGTGTGAACGGTGCATTTGAAATTTCCTTCCATCTAAGCAGCCCGCCTACACTACTCACCACAGTTCAGTCAACAATGGCAGCCGCAGACATTTCCATTAATCCGGTCGATATTTTGGATGAGCAATTTGCACAGTACCTACAACTAGCCAAGCAATTACTACCGAAACTTAGAACTCCCAAAGGTATTAGAATGCATACCACCAAAAAAACGAAAGCCTTAAAACTTATTTTTACCTTCACCACCACTGACGCCGATTACATTGTTTGTTCACAGATCGTCAAATATGTTCCAAGTACATTTCAAGATGTTGCCAGCTCGGAAACGCCACCCACTCGGCGAAAAGTTACCGGAATGAGTTCTTCCGGTATTTTCTCAAAGTGCTGGATGCCACTATTCGGAACCAGCTGCACTATGTTCAGATGGTAGGTGTTTCGGAAGGTGTTTTCCAGGGATGCTTCAATTATTGTCGAAAGTATTAGCAAGTTACCAGTTCTTGGTAATCGATACGAAGTACAGACTTAAAACATAacataaaacaattttcattgcCATTCTGAAAGTAAACCGTAAAAGTTGAACATCCCCGCGGAGCAAATCGATGTGTTTTTGTGGTTAAATTAAAAGTTAAATCTTTCGTTTCTGCTTTTCTGCCTGGCATGTGGCACTTTTCAGGATGACCAGCCAGTTCGGCCGACAGACGAACCGAAGGATGCATTTCGTTGGTCCAACGATCGAAAAACGTATGTGGCTACGAAAATCATCCCCAATTATGCCATACTTGTGTACATGGCCGTTTGTGACGATCCCGAGCAAGGATGGGATAACGGCGGCTTTGGGACTTACGAGTTTTAGGTGTTGAATGTGCTACGATATATCTGCAGTGGCGGTAGAAATCACAATATTGGAATGAGCTGTAGAAAAACGGTATTTAGATAAACGTGCTAAATTTGGGATTGtatctaaaaaaattttttttggtgctGGTATGAATATTAATATTAAGGATGTTCCAGAATCCGCATTGACATAAAACTAGtatttataaaaattgattctttcaaaattattgtttaactTGAGTCTTTTCTGCACAACATGATGATTTAAAACAAAGCTTAATACAAGAGATAATATTTTTACTTTAGTTAAACT harbors:
- the LOC128740436 gene encoding uncharacterized protein LOC128740436, translated to MAAADISINPVDILDEQFAQYLQLAKQLLPKLRTPKDRQICSKYISRCCQLGNATHSAKSYRNEFFRYFLKVLDATIRNQLHYVQMDDQPVRPTDEPKDAFRWSNDRKTYVATKIIPNYAILVYMAVCDDPEQGWDNGGFGTYEF